From the bacterium genome, the window GACGCTTTCTTTATGTGAAAATCGCGAGAAAATCATCCAGGATTATCTGTTCAGAAAATTTAACGAGCAGCGCTCGGAGGAATTAGCAAGTTCTAAAGGTCCTTCAGCGATTAGAGAAACCATATGTAAATGGGTTACAAAATTTAAGGTGCCCAGTGATGTAAATCCGGAGGAGCTTGGAGATCTCTTAAAAAGAGATTGATGATGACAATTTTAAAGCTATAAATCAGGGCATCTGTATTCGATTGAATCATCGAGGATCCGGGCAAACCGATCGCACGCTGGCTAAATGGGAAAAAACTGCTAACGAAAACAAAACGATAAAGTTCAAAGAATCTTGATCAGAAAAGCGAGGGAAATTCCGACTTCGCTGCAACGTTTAAAAGCACTTCCCCAAAATGTCGAAACGAGACGTTCATTTTGTGGGCTGACTACCAATTTGAAAAAACGTAATCCTCTCTTTACACTACCCCTAACATATAGACGTACGGGTTCAACGAAAGGGACAAACTGCGCTATCATTTCATATAGAACTTCTGGGAAAATTGATGGAGCAATCTGCGCTGAGGGACAACTGCTGGGCAGGTAAGGGGCAAGAGACTTTTAAGATTCAGAACGCATTTCGTTTACTCTTTGAACGCGCCGAGCAAATTAGAAAGCCGCGGTCGATTGCCGAATTGCAACTGACACGAGAAGACGTTATTTGGATCAAGAACTGGTTCTCGCAGCTTCCCAATTACCCTGAGCATTGGCAGGGTGATAAGAGTCCAATTATTCATGAGAATCGTTCGGTATCGGTAAAAGAAATGTTTGGGGCTTTGCTAATTGTGCTTTCAGCAGAGATTTGCCGCGAAGACAGCATTGAGGATTCTGTCTGGTCGGTGGTGCGGTTGTGTATTCCTGAAGAACAGAATTTACGGAAAAGGTTTTTTCCAGGAGGACAGCCTTCCTTCGAGCTCAAGAACGCGATCGCTTCAGGGGCAAAGGCACTATCGCTTCGACACGTCATCGATTGGGAAGGAACGCAGGAGTATTTCATTACGACCAAGCTTCAATTTGGCTTTACGAGACGCGGCGCGAGCAATCATCTTGCTGAATGGTTGGTGGGTCTTGGCGTTCCTTTCGCAGTGCAATTGTTATCGGGCGAGAGCACGCGGCCCGAGCTGGCATCAGAAACATTCAAAAACCTGTGGTCGAACCTCCGCGATTATCGCAAGGGGCATCTTGATGAACACAAGATGCGAGCTATACTCGCCAGGTCTCCATGGGTCAAGGAACATTGGATTGATTTCATTCTGTCTGAGGCAAGATCCCGCATTGAAAGACTCGGAACTGGTGAAGAAAGAACCCCTCACGTAGAATCTAAAATCGGCGGAGAGTCACTGCAGGCAGTGTCGCTTTCCTGGCCAACTGGCGAAAAACCACGAATTCAGCTTTATATCGAACGCGAACAGGTAATCGCACGGGCAGCCGAGTTTAATTCCAAGCAGATTATCTTTTCCGTGGACGATAAGCCTGTCGAAAGATGGATCCTTCAACCAGATGGGGGCTGGCTTGGCTCGGACAAAATATCTTGTGAACCTCCGAGCCTAAGAGATCGTCCGAACCTGCAACCGACAATGCTGACGATATCAACCAAAGACGGAGATTTGTTAGAAGAAGTAGACCTTACTCTGAAAGGGCTGCAGGATGACGTCGTTGTATTTGACCTCGGCCGTTCCGAAATGCTCATTGCCGACGAAGACTTTTTGGATCCTCACCGCGAATACGGGTTGCTATGTCATTGCGACTTAGAGATCGCAGGAATGGGAGGAGCGTTCGAATGGCAAAACATCGGCTCGAAAAAAGTCTTTAGATTGAGCCCACCATGGTCTGACAATGTTCGGTTGGTACTCGGTGATCTGGTTTTCTGGGAACCATGCATTCGAAAGAAACTTCCACCGGAACGTATCAAGATTATTTTGAGAACTCCGCAAAATAATGTCATCCCGGTTGGGTCAAAGTCGATCCTGATTGTTGAAGGATTGCCACCGGATACGGTCAAAGCAATGTTGCTACTGGGAAACAAGAAAATTCAAATCGTAAAACATATGGAAGAATGGCAAACGGCTTCTCCAGTAGATTTGTCTGTTCACCTTGCATTAGGGCTGACAAGAACTCGAGTTGAAGTACAACGATACCATAGCCTTCGGTGCTATCAACCTAAACTGGCGTTACAACTCACTGGAATGGCGGTCATGCAGATAGGGCAAGATGGTGAAAGAGCAAAATGGAACGTGCAGGACCCAACTCAGCCCATAAACGTGGGTGGGCGGACCACAGGCAGGCTTTTCAATGCTTCCGGGAGGCGCGACTTCTTGGTGTATGAAGGACCCCGCTTAGCAGCAAGACTCAGATCACAGATCTTTCGTTTTTCAGATCTGCAGGGCTGGGGCCAAGCGGTGACACTGGACGTTCCGCAAAACTGCCTCGCAAGATCAACAGAGGATCGGGGATGCGTGCTGTATTACTCGGACGTGCTACTGGGCAAGCGTATAGAGCTCCTTCGCTTTCGCCAGCCGCTTGATCCAGGACCAGACCACAACCTTTTAGTGTTGAACAGAAATTGTCAACTAGAGAGGCCATTGCAGGTAATTCCGTTGACGGGTATTCACGTCGAAAATGAAGGCCTTGTTTGGAGGGTCAATGGTTTGCAGAACGTTGTGGCACTGGGGCTTTCGTTCCAAGGAGCCAGGCTCGGTTCTTATTGGAGTGTTGATGAGATAGTTAAGCTGTTGCAAGGAGAAATTTCTCCAACAATCCACGCCGTGCTGCGCTGGCTAAAAATACCGGTATTATCTGAGCCTATCAGAGCCGCGATGCAAAGGGTGGTTTACAGATCTCCCTTTGCTTTCGTGCAAGCCTGGTGGCAATCCGAGTGCCTTCAGCATGGACTTAAGCACATAGCCTCAGACGACGGAATCGAGTCCGTCGTTCGCACGTTCCTGTGGAATTGGCGAGGCAGCAGGAAAGAGATAATGGAAAAATTACTGGTAGCCTTTGGGGCTACACAGCTAAACAAATACGATGAAAGAATCAACGCTCTGATAACTGCAGGTAAATTATGCCCCCAGTTAATTTGGCGGTTCCGTTCCTATTTACGACCGCATTGGATTGTCGAACAGGCCTTCCGAAGAATTCTTGATGTCCCTGATGATTTTCCCAAAGAGAAATTTGAGTCGGTGCTAAAAGAGTTTGAATACGAGTGCAGCAGACGTGTTGTTTTGCAAGCAAAAGAACTCCGGTTTCTCGCTGATGAAATGCTTCAGGCGTTGGAAGAGGAACAACTGGACCGATGTTCAAGGGATGAAGAACTGCGACGAATCTCAGAAACGATCATCGGGCGTGCTTATCTGGTCGCATCAATTCTCTATAAATTGTATACACGAGAAGTTAGATAGAAAGGCAGATGGGACAAGTCGACGCGTTAAAGCTGGTGAATGATGTACGAACCAGATTAGTGGACCTCGCCACAACAGAAAACTATCTTCGCGATCTTGACCTGAGCAGAATATGTTCAGCCCTCTGGAGTGCTGACGGAAATGACGGTGGACTTGTAAGCGAACTTTGGGTCGAAGGAGCATTCCCGTCAAATAACTCGGATACTACATTGCAACGGCTGTTTGAAGAAGGATTGTTTTCGGAAACACTCTGTAAACATCTTGATCGGACAGATCGGTTTCCGCGTACTCGAAAGCTGTTCACGCACCAAGAGCAAGCCTTTCGACTGATTGCCGAAGCGCCAAAGGATGAGAAGGCATCTCTCGTAGTTAGAGCCGGTACGGGCTCTGGAAAAACCGAAGCGTTCCTTCTTCCAATTCTGAATGAATTATGGAGCAATGCAAAGAGGCCAGAAACTGGCGGAATGAGTTGTCTTATCCTTTACCCGATGAACGCCCTTGTAGCCGATCAGGTTGAGCGAGTTTATAACTGGCTGGTCGGTCAATCCAATATCACTGTCTTCCACTTCACAAGCGATACGCCTGAGAACTCAAGTTTCGCGAACAGAATGGGCGAACCCAAGTGGAATTTGTGCAGAAAGCGTACTCGTCAGGAAGCGCGCGGGCTTGAATCACACGACGGAAAGAAAATAACCGATCACAGATTGCCGGTTCCGGACATCGTCATCACAAACTACTCCATGCTCGAATACATGCTGTGCCGTCCGCAAGATGCGTGCTTTTTTGGAGAAAATTTACGGTTTGTTGTATTGGACGAAGCTCATTTGTATTCGGGGACACTCGCGGCTGAGATCACACTGCTGCTGCGCCGCCTTTACGATCGCTGTCAGGTTAATCCCAATCAGGTAACTCAGATAGCTACTTCTGCAACTCTCGGAGGGGATAAAGCTGACCTTAGACGCTTTGCCGCGACTATCTTTTCAACCAACATAGACTCCACGACCGTTGTAAAGGGAGAGCGAGTGCAACTGGATCTCGGTCAAGAGATAGCACCACCTCTCAATTCCCCACTGCCTGACCCGTTGGCCAAGAGAGTGGAATTCGAGCTCACAACACTTTCTGCTTCTGATGATTTCATAACTGCGGATGATGCAATTATGGATAGCCTTTGCGAGATCTTGGATCACGTAGTAGATAAGCGCATCCTGAACAACGAAAGAATCAAATGTGGAAACATAGTCGCAAAATTTCTGCACGACGTCTTACCTAAATCACCTATCATCAGAAAGCTCGGGGAATTGCTTTACCACAAAGGCATCGTTTCACTGGGCAATTTAGCTTATGAACTGTGGGGAGATCAAAACGATTCTTCGACTAAGGCCACAACATTGCTTCTCAGACTTGGAGCCGCAGCAAGAAAAGAATCCAGAGAGATGCCCCTTCTGCCTCATCGTCTGCACTTTCTTGTTCGCTCTCCGGAAGGCCTTTCTCTATGCCTGAACTCAAACTGTGTGGGACCGGCAAAAAATAGTCTTGCCGGCCTGGGCTGCGTGCAAGCACCAACAGATCGATGTAGGTTCTGCAATAGTGCAACCCTACCGCTGCATAGATGTGAGACCTGCGGACAATGGGCCTTAGCTGGTCACGAAAACAGGGAAACAGGTTTCCTTGAGCCTGGCTATTTTGTCGAACCATCTAGCCGAACATATTACCTCCTTGCCAAGGAAAGTGATAGAGACCTGATCGTTGTTGTCGTAGATCCGGTGACCGGTGAGTATTCAGCGTTTGGGTCAGAAGGCGCGATCTTGTTCAAGGCGCCATGTCCTGAGCATGAAGGAAAATGTTATGATCCGGAAAGATGTTCCCGCCAAAAGTGTCCATCGTGCGGCGAAGAGTGGAGCTCTGCAGTATCCGAAAACAACGATGTAAATCGATCTTGCAGACCATTGGGTGGCGCTGAGCGAATTGCAATCCCGGTACTTGCTGAAACGGTTTTACATGGACTCCCTCCCATTGCTGATGCCACTCGAGATTGGAAGCCCGGAAAGGCCAGGAGACTATTGTGTTTTAGTGATTCCCGCCGTGAGGCGGCAAGGCTTGGGCCGCTTCTAACTTCTCAGCATGAGATACAGCTTATACGCTCGGCCATTGCCCGTGTTGCGGGAACGATCGAATCTTCAGAATCCGCTGACTACTGGAAAGGTGAGGTTTCGCGGTACGAAGAACAACTCCACGAACCGGGTCGGTCGGAAGCCGTTCGGATAAACATAAAGCAACAATTGGAAGACGCTCGTAGAAAACACACAGCAGCCAGGGATGGAGTGCCGTTTTCTGATTTTGCCAAACTTTTCAGTGAACAACCAGGGGTGGAGCAAATCTTAGATCGCGACTCCGGAGACGCTCACAAGGTAGAAACTTGGAGCCAGCGCTCCTGGGAAGACAACTACGCGAAGGTGAGAAAACATGCGGAAGCCCTCGTTGGTCGCGAACTTGACAGACCGCCGCGAACCAGAGTCTCGATTGAGTCAATAGGCCTTCTTGAAATCATTTATCCCGGCCTCAATCAGCTCACTGCGCCAAGTGAAGTGCTTGGGCTGATGCCGGGTAGCTGTTCAGACGCCTTCCAAAAGATATGGCTTCCCTTTATCGCAGCGCTGTTAGACACATTACGGACCGACAGCGTTATCGGTTGGAGTTCAGAATCTGAAGGTCGACTGTGGGACGGAGAGTCATTGCTGTACTCAAAGTGGGCGACGCTGGATAGGTCGGGGTGGGGAGCAGCTGCATTTTTGGGGGACCTGACACGACCTCTAAGGCGGAGACAGTTACGTTTATGGTTCACCCATCATGTTTTGCAGCAATCAGGATGTCCAAAAGCACTTTTAAATGACCTATCTCGTTCGCTGCTTGAAACAGTTTTTCGTCATCTTTTAGAAAAGGCACGCTCAACAGATCTCTTCTGGCTAGGTTGCAAAGAAGATCATCAGATTGGCCCAAGAGAGTCACGTCCTGCGATCCAAATTCTTTTAGACAAGCTATCCGTACGACGACCACTTTCAGTATATCGATGCCCTGACACCGGAACTCTTTGGACAAGGACCGTACTAGGGTGGATGCCGTTTAAGGGATGTCAGGGCGGACTGATTGAAATAACGTCCGAAGCTGCGGATGCTGATGCTAGATGGGGGCGAGCTAGGCGCGAACTTCGAGACAGTCCCATTTTTAGAATGGGGCTTTGGGGTGACGAGCATTCAGCCCAATTGAGCCCTGAAGAAAACAAGCGAAGACAGTTACTTTTTAAGGAAGGAATCCGGAACATACTGTCATCTACTACAACGATGGAACTCGGAATTGATATCGGTGGACTCCATGGAATTCTTATGGGCAATGTTCCACCTGGTCGGGCCAACCATATGCAGAGAGCAGGCCGTGCAGGCAGACGATCCGATGGCTCCGCTATTGTTGCAACCTATGCAAGAGCGCGCGCATTTGATAGAGAAGTTTTCCACCGATTCGACAAGTTCCTGAGTGCAGATCTCAGGCGCCCTCTTGTTTTCCTCCAACGTGAGGGCATTGCGCGCCGACACATTCATGCTTTGCTACTGGCCGAGTTTATTTCTCCGTTGCTACCCGGATCTGTTGGCGCGATGGACGCTTATGGTCGGATGGGTAAGTTGTGTGGCATCCAAACACCACCAAGATGGAGTGATGAACAGAGCAAACCAGTTTATTCTGTTGGTGGCGTCGTCTATTATGACGAACTGTTTCTTGAATTCCTAGACTCGCTGAAAAGCGGCGGAGGCGTTATTCATCAACGGTGTGTACGCATTGTTGCGAACACTCCGTTGAATCGGATCAGCAGCCCAGGTGCTTGGAACGATTTTATCGAAAATGCGAGGCACAAGTTTAAGGAGGCAATAAGAGACTGGCTGGACGATGTGAAATTTCTTGTTGATGCGTGGTCCGATGTTCAAACGGAACCACCTGACAGCGACCTGAAGGCGGAGAAGGCAAAAGCCAACGCGATCCGCTACCAAATTAGGGAGCGATGCGAGATCCCGGTTATTGAATGGTTATCGGATGCCCGATTTTTGCCTCGTTACGGATTTCCGATTAATCTACAGCGCCTCATCGTACGTGTTCCTAAAGATGAGAATGCAGATAAGTCAATTCGTGAGGAAAGATATCGCTTGGAAAGGCCTTCAATTCTAGCGCTCAGTGAGTACGTTCCGGGCGCCGATGTGCTTGTTGGCGGAAAAGTGGCTACTTCGCGTGGAATACTAAAGCATTGGACCGATGCAAATCGTGACAGAGCCTTAGGACTCGAAAACTGGGCACTTCAATGCGGCAACGGACACACTTATCTTGCCGTTTCACAAAACCAGATATGTAGGGAGCCCGAATGCGGCAGTCCACCAACTGGTTCCGGGCAAATGCTGATGTTCCCGCGATTCGGCTATTCAACCGCCGCGTGGGAACCACCACAAAGAGGCAGTCGCCTCGACAGGGTCGGTGAAGTTCAGGCGACACCCGTAATTGACTTGCTGGCGGCGGTTCCTCTGCGGCTGGACAAATTCGCTGGGATTGAAGACCTTCAAGTGTCCTACATGGAAGAGGCCGAACTACTTTTGCGGAATGCAGGCGATTTT encodes:
- a CDS encoding DEAD/DEAH box helicase; the encoded protein is MGQVDALKLVNDVRTRLVDLATTENYLRDLDLSRICSALWSADGNDGGLVSELWVEGAFPSNNSDTTLQRLFEEGLFSETLCKHLDRTDRFPRTRKLFTHQEQAFRLIAEAPKDEKASLVVRAGTGSGKTEAFLLPILNELWSNAKRPETGGMSCLILYPMNALVADQVERVYNWLVGQSNITVFHFTSDTPENSSFANRMGEPKWNLCRKRTRQEARGLESHDGKKITDHRLPVPDIVITNYSMLEYMLCRPQDACFFGENLRFVVLDEAHLYSGTLAAEITLLLRRLYDRCQVNPNQVTQIATSATLGGDKADLRRFAATIFSTNIDSTTVVKGERVQLDLGQEIAPPLNSPLPDPLAKRVEFELTTLSASDDFITADDAIMDSLCEILDHVVDKRILNNERIKCGNIVAKFLHDVLPKSPIIRKLGELLYHKGIVSLGNLAYELWGDQNDSSTKATTLLLRLGAAARKESREMPLLPHRLHFLVRSPEGLSLCLNSNCVGPAKNSLAGLGCVQAPTDRCRFCNSATLPLHRCETCGQWALAGHENRETGFLEPGYFVEPSSRTYYLLAKESDRDLIVVVVDPVTGEYSAFGSEGAILFKAPCPEHEGKCYDPERCSRQKCPSCGEEWSSAVSENNDVNRSCRPLGGAERIAIPVLAETVLHGLPPIADATRDWKPGKARRLLCFSDSRREAARLGPLLTSQHEIQLIRSAIARVAGTIESSESADYWKGEVSRYEEQLHEPGRSEAVRINIKQQLEDARRKHTAARDGVPFSDFAKLFSEQPGVEQILDRDSGDAHKVETWSQRSWEDNYAKVRKHAEALVGRELDRPPRTRVSIESIGLLEIIYPGLNQLTAPSEVLGLMPGSCSDAFQKIWLPFIAALLDTLRTDSVIGWSSESEGRLWDGESLLYSKWATLDRSGWGAAAFLGDLTRPLRRRQLRLWFTHHVLQQSGCPKALLNDLSRSLLETVFRHLLEKARSTDLFWLGCKEDHQIGPRESRPAIQILLDKLSVRRPLSVYRCPDTGTLWTRTVLGWMPFKGCQGGLIEITSEAADADARWGRARRELRDSPIFRMGLWGDEHSAQLSPEENKRRQLLFKEGIRNILSSTTTMELGIDIGGLHGILMGNVPPGRANHMQRAGRAGRRSDGSAIVATYARARAFDREVFHRFDKFLSADLRRPLVFLQREGIARRHIHALLLAEFISPLLPGSVGAMDAYGRMGKLCGIQTPPRWSDEQSKPVYSVGGVVYYDELFLEFLDSLKSGGGVIHQRCVRIVANTPLNRISSPGAWNDFIENARHKFKEAIRDWLDDVKFLVDAWSDVQTEPPDSDLKAEKAKANAIRYQIRERCEIPVIEWLSDARFLPRYGFPINLQRLIVRVPKDENADKSIREERYRLERPSILALSEYVPGADVLVGGKVATSRGILKHWTDANRDRALGLENWALQCGNGHTYLAVSQNQICREPECGSPPTGSGQMLMFPRFGYSTAAWEPPQRGSRLDRVGEVQATPVIDLLAAVPLRLDKFAGIEDLQVSYMEEAELLLRNAGDFGVGFAVCTKCGFATSEEKAGQSGAVNLPGDFEGHYSIFRARKDRTCWRKDEPAPPILRNRIIAARETTDMLVMDWPNVVAGEEPSTLFSLGRALLLAGSKLLEIDARELSIVLRPLRNLTHGIILYDTTPGGSGHCMELTQLGRSWLEMAAQVLRGSTEHHQRCGRACLECLLDFTGQFYADQLDPKKALEVLELILS